From the Streptomyces sp. Tu 2975 genome, one window contains:
- the topA gene encoding type I DNA topoisomerase produces the protein MSPTSETAHGGRRLVIVESPAKAKTIKGYLGPGYVVEASVGHIRDLPNGAAEVPEKYTGEVRRLGVDVEHDFQPVYVVNADKKAQVRKLKEQLAESDELYLATDEDREGEAIAWHLLEVLKPKVPVHRMVFHEITKEAIRDAVANPRELNKRMVDAQETRRILDRLYGYEVSPVLWKKVMPRLSAGRVQSVATRLVVERERERIAFRSAEYWDLTGTFSTGRAGDPSDPSTLTARLNTVDGQRVAQGRDFGSDGRLKSAQVLHLDEANARSLAAALDGASFAVRSVESKPYRRSPYAPFRTTTLQQEASRKLGFGAKATMQVAQKLYENGFITYMRTDSTTLSETAVAAARAQVTQLYGADYLPEKPRVYAGKVKNAQEAHEAIRPSGDRFRTPAETGLTGDQFKLYELIWKRTVASQMKDAVGNSVTVKIGGRASDGRDAEFSASGKTITFHGFMKAYVEGADDPNAELDDRERRLPQVAEGDALSSEEISVDGHATKPPARYTEASLVKELEEREIGRPSTYASIIGTILDRGYVFKKGTALVPSFLSFAVVNLLEKHFGRLVDYDFTARMEDDLDRIARGEAQAVPWLRRFYFGEGDAAGAASEAGNGDGDHLGGLKELVTDLGAIDAREISSFPVGNDIKLRVGRYGPYVERGEKEAEGHQRADVPEDLAPDELTVEYAEELLAKPSGDFELGTDPATGHQIIARDGRYGPYVTEVLPEGTPKTGKNAVKPRTASLFKSMSLDTVTLEDALKLMSLPRVVGADAEGVEITAQNGRYGPYLKKGTDSRSLENEEQLFSITLEEALAIYAQPKQRGRAAAKPPLKELGTDPVSERPVVVKDGRFGPYVTDGETNATLRTGDSVEDITPERGYELLAEKRAKGPAKKTAKKAPAKKTAAKKTAAKKTAAKKTTAAKTTAKKTTAKKTTAKAAAKKTAASADE, from the coding sequence TTGTCCCCGACCAGCGAGACCGCACACGGCGGCCGCCGACTTGTGATCGTCGAGTCGCCCGCCAAGGCGAAGACGATCAAGGGCTACCTCGGCCCTGGCTATGTCGTCGAGGCGAGCGTCGGGCACATCCGCGACCTGCCGAACGGCGCCGCTGAGGTGCCGGAGAAGTACACCGGCGAGGTGCGGCGGCTCGGCGTCGACGTCGAACATGACTTCCAGCCCGTCTATGTCGTCAATGCCGACAAGAAGGCCCAGGTCAGGAAGCTCAAGGAGCAGCTCGCCGAATCCGACGAGCTCTACCTGGCCACCGATGAGGACCGCGAGGGCGAGGCCATCGCGTGGCACCTCCTCGAGGTGCTCAAGCCCAAGGTCCCGGTCCACCGGATGGTCTTCCACGAGATCACCAAGGAAGCGATCCGGGACGCCGTCGCCAACCCGCGCGAGCTGAACAAGCGCATGGTCGACGCCCAGGAGACCCGCCGCATCCTCGACCGCCTCTACGGCTACGAGGTCTCGCCGGTCCTGTGGAAGAAGGTCATGCCCAGGCTGTCCGCCGGGCGTGTGCAGTCGGTCGCGACCCGGCTCGTCGTCGAGCGGGAGCGCGAGCGGATCGCCTTCCGTTCCGCCGAGTACTGGGACCTGACCGGCACGTTCTCCACCGGCCGGGCCGGTGACCCGTCCGACCCGTCCACACTCACCGCACGCCTGAACACGGTCGACGGGCAGCGTGTCGCCCAGGGCCGCGACTTCGGTTCCGACGGCAGGCTCAAGTCGGCCCAGGTGCTGCACCTGGACGAGGCGAACGCCCGCTCCCTCGCGGCAGCCCTCGACGGCGCGTCGTTCGCGGTCCGCTCGGTCGAGTCCAAGCCGTACCGCCGCTCGCCGTACGCACCGTTCCGTACGACGACGCTCCAGCAGGAGGCGTCCCGCAAGCTCGGCTTCGGGGCGAAGGCGACCATGCAGGTCGCCCAGAAGCTGTACGAGAACGGCTTCATCACCTATATGCGTACGGACTCCACGACGCTGTCCGAGACGGCCGTCGCCGCGGCCCGTGCGCAGGTGACGCAGCTCTACGGCGCCGACTACCTGCCGGAGAAGCCGCGCGTGTACGCCGGCAAGGTCAAGAACGCGCAGGAGGCGCACGAAGCGATCCGCCCGTCGGGTGATCGTTTCCGTACCCCCGCGGAAACCGGCCTGACCGGTGACCAGTTCAAGCTCTACGAGCTGATCTGGAAGCGGACCGTCGCTTCTCAGATGAAGGACGCGGTCGGTAACTCCGTCACCGTGAAGATCGGTGGCCGGGCCTCGGACGGCCGTGACGCCGAGTTCAGCGCGTCCGGCAAGACGATCACGTTCCACGGCTTCATGAAGGCCTACGTCGAAGGCGCCGACGACCCGAACGCGGAGCTCGACGACCGCGAGCGGCGCCTGCCGCAGGTCGCGGAGGGCGACGCCCTGTCGTCCGAGGAGATCTCGGTCGACGGTCACGCCACAAAGCCGCCGGCCCGCTACACCGAGGCGTCCCTCGTCAAGGAGCTGGAAGAGCGCGAGATCGGCCGCCCGTCGACCTACGCTTCGATCATCGGCACCATCCTCGACCGCGGCTACGTCTTCAAGAAGGGGACAGCCCTCGTCCCCTCGTTCCTCTCCTTCGCCGTGGTCAACCTGCTGGAGAAGCACTTCGGCCGGCTCGTCGACTACGACTTCACCGCGAGGATGGAGGACGACCTCGACCGCATCGCGCGGGGCGAGGCCCAGGCCGTGCCGTGGCTGAGGCGCTTCTACTTCGGTGAGGGCGACGCCGCCGGCGCCGCCTCCGAGGCGGGCAACGGCGACGGCGACCACCTCGGAGGCCTCAAGGAACTGGTCACCGACCTCGGCGCGATCGACGCCCGGGAGATCTCCAGCTTCCCCGTCGGCAACGACATCAAGCTGCGCGTCGGCCGCTACGGGCCGTACGTCGAGCGGGGCGAGAAGGAGGCGGAGGGCCACCAGCGCGCCGACGTCCCCGAGGACCTCGCACCCGACGAGCTCACCGTCGAGTACGCGGAGGAACTGCTCGCCAAGCCGAGCGGCGACTTCGAGCTGGGCACCGACCCGGCCACCGGCCACCAGATCATCGCCAGGGACGGGCGCTACGGCCCGTACGTGACGGAGGTCCTGCCCGAGGGCACGCCGAAGACGGGCAAGAACGCGGTCAAGCCGCGTACGGCCTCGCTCTTCAAGAGCATGTCCCTGGACACGGTGACCCTCGAGGACGCGCTCAAGCTGATGTCCCTGCCGCGGGTGGTGGGCGCCGACGCCGAGGGTGTCGAGATCACCGCGCAGAACGGCCGCTACGGCCCGTATCTGAAGAAGGGCACCGACTCGCGCTCCCTCGAGAACGAGGAGCAGCTCTTCTCCATCACGCTGGAAGAGGCGCTGGCGATCTACGCCCAGCCCAAGCAGCGTGGCCGGGCCGCCGCCAAGCCGCCGCTGAAGGAACTGGGCACCGACCCGGTCAGTGAGCGTCCGGTGGTCGTCAAGGACGGCCGGTTCGGCCCGTACGTGACGGACGGCGAGACGAACGCCACCCTGCGGACCGGCGACAGCGTCGAGGACATCACCCCGGAACGCGGCTACGAGCTGCTCGCCGAGAAGCGGGCGAAGGGACCCGCCAAGAAGACGGCGAAGAAGGCTCCCGCGAAGAAGACGGCGGCCAAGAAGACGGCGGCGAAGAAGACCGCCGCCAAGAAGACGACCGCCGCGAAGACGACGGCCAAGAAGACGACGGCCAAGAAGACGACCGCGAAGGCGGCGGCCAAGAAGACGGCCGCTTCGGCGGAC
- a CDS encoding methyltransferase has protein sequence MSTTSLPVPDHAPRLREALLSAAFTADGLLDLLGAPAYAALARSETVPALRATRGAGVLEALVRLFLLQCAVPQEQARKALPLEECLADGWVTRDGDEVRATVDVRPYGGPEGQDWFIVSDLGCAVGGAGGAGGQGEGVVLGVGGASTTLAGITIRTPVAAALDLGTGSGIQALHAAQHATRVTATDLNPRALHFTRLTLALSGAREADLREGSLFEPVGSDTYDLVVSNPPFVISPGARLTYRDGGMGGDDLCRSLVQQAGDRLNDGGHAQFLANWQHVEGEDWQDRLRSWVPPGCDAWIVQREVQDVTQYVELWLRDSGDHRTDPARYAARYDAWLDEFEARRTKSVGFGWITLRKSGAERPSIVTEEWPHPVEQPLGDTVRAHFARQDHLRARDDAALLADHFVLAEEIVQEQVGMPGAEDPEHVVLRQNRGMRRATKVDTVGAGFAGACDGSLSAGQILDAIAQLLGEDPVLLRDRTPQALRLLIEEGFLEPAPR, from the coding sequence GTGAGTACGACAAGCCTCCCCGTGCCCGACCACGCGCCCCGGCTGCGTGAAGCGCTCCTCTCCGCCGCCTTCACGGCCGACGGGCTGCTCGACCTGCTCGGCGCGCCCGCCTACGCGGCGCTCGCCCGCAGCGAGACCGTGCCCGCCCTGCGCGCCACGCGAGGGGCGGGTGTCCTGGAGGCGCTCGTCCGGCTGTTCCTGCTCCAGTGCGCCGTGCCCCAGGAGCAGGCCCGCAAGGCGCTCCCTCTCGAGGAGTGCCTCGCCGACGGCTGGGTGACTCGCGACGGCGACGAGGTGCGGGCGACCGTGGACGTCCGTCCGTACGGCGGGCCGGAGGGGCAGGACTGGTTCATCGTCTCCGACCTCGGATGCGCGGTCGGCGGAGCGGGTGGGGCGGGCGGCCAGGGCGAAGGAGTTGTCCTCGGCGTCGGCGGTGCGTCCACCACCCTCGCCGGCATCACGATCCGTACGCCCGTCGCTGCCGCACTGGACCTGGGAACCGGTTCCGGCATCCAGGCGCTGCACGCCGCCCAGCACGCGACGCGGGTGACGGCCACCGATCTCAACCCCAGGGCCCTGCACTTCACCCGGCTCACGCTCGCCCTGTCCGGTGCGCGGGAGGCCGACCTGCGCGAGGGGTCGCTGTTCGAGCCGGTCGGCTCCGACACGTACGACCTCGTCGTGTCGAACCCCCCGTTCGTCATTTCCCCCGGTGCCCGGCTGACCTACCGGGACGGCGGGATGGGCGGGGACGACCTGTGCCGCTCTCTCGTCCAGCAGGCGGGGGACAGGCTCAACGACGGCGGCCACGCCCAGTTCCTCGCCAACTGGCAGCACGTAGAAGGGGAGGACTGGCAGGACCGGCTGCGCTCGTGGGTGCCGCCCGGCTGCGACGCCTGGATCGTGCAGCGCGAGGTGCAGGACGTGACGCAGTACGTGGAGCTCTGGCTGCGTGACAGCGGGGACCACCGCACCGACCCGGCCCGGTACGCCGCGCGGTACGACGCGTGGCTGGACGAGTTCGAGGCCCGTCGCACCAAGTCGGTCGGCTTCGGCTGGATCACCTTGCGGAAGTCCGGCGCCGAACGCCCCTCGATCGTCACCGAGGAGTGGCCGCACCCCGTCGAACAGCCGCTCGGCGACACGGTGCGCGCGCACTTCGCCCGGCAGGACCATCTGCGTGCGCGTGACGATGCCGCGCTGCTCGCCGATCACTTCGTGCTGGCCGAGGAGATCGTGCAGGAGCAGGTCGGGATGCCGGGCGCGGAGGATCCGGAACATGTGGTGCTGCGCCAGAACCGGGGCATGCGCCGCGCCACCAAGGTCGACACGGTCGGCGCCGGTTTCGCGGGCGCGTGCGACGGCAGCCTGAGCGCCGGGCAGATCCTCGACGCCATCGCCCAGCTGCTCGGGGAGGACCCGGTCCTGCTGCGCGACCGCACTCCGCAGGCACTGCGGCTGCTGATCGAGGAAGGGTTCCTGGAGCCGGCCCCGCGCTGA
- a CDS encoding small secreted protein: protein MNKKLAAALSGGAVLVLALSGCGDDGEEKVNAWAKDVCDQAQPQIKKRADAQQAIISTAADGKPADIQAADSKAFADIAAADKALAKAVRDAGVPPVENGEKLQQDAVKELDATAAAYLDLKKKVDELDPKNQQKFADGLQTVADGLKKIERMDQAALAKLQSGELGKAMAKQPGCKRADTSSPAGGASASSGKA, encoded by the coding sequence GTGAACAAGAAGCTTGCGGCCGCCCTGTCCGGCGGCGCGGTACTGGTACTGGCGCTGTCGGGCTGCGGCGACGACGGCGAGGAAAAGGTGAACGCCTGGGCGAAGGACGTCTGCGACCAGGCGCAGCCGCAGATCAAGAAGAGGGCCGACGCACAGCAGGCCATCATCTCGACGGCTGCGGACGGTAAGCCCGCGGACATCCAGGCTGCCGACTCCAAGGCGTTCGCGGACATCGCGGCTGCGGACAAGGCGCTCGCCAAGGCGGTCAGGGACGCCGGCGTTCCCCCGGTCGAGAACGGCGAGAAGCTCCAGCAGGACGCGGTGAAGGAGCTCGACGCCACCGCCGCCGCCTACCTCGACCTGAAGAAGAAGGTCGACGAACTCGACCCGAAGAATCAGCAGAAGTTCGCTGACGGCCTGCAGACCGTCGCGGACGGGCTGAAGAAGATCGAGCGCATGGACCAAGCGGCGCTGGCGAAGCTGCAGTCCGGGGAACTGGGCAAGGCCATGGCGAAGCAGCCCGGCTGCAAGCGGGCCGACACGTCGAGCCCCGCAGGCGGCGCGTCGGCGTCGTCGGGCAAGGCGTAG
- a CDS encoding sodium-translocating pyrophosphatase: MAGLFNPQLIDHPTSLAAAVLTDDNRLIVIVIAVVALAALVVAQLLVRQVLAAGEGTDSMKKIAAAVQEGANAYLARQLRTLGIFAVVVFFLLMLLPADDWAQRAGRSVFFLVGALFSAATGYIGMRLAVRANVRVAAAAREATPAEGEPEKDLTAVSHKAMKIAFRTGGVVGMFTVGLGLLGASCVVLVYAADAPKVLEGFGLGAALIAMFMRVGGGIFTKAADVGADLVGKVEQGIPEDDPRNAATIADNVGDNVGDCAGMAADLFESYAVTLVAALILGMAAFGDAGLAFPLIVPAIGVVTAMIGIFAVAPRRADRSGMTAINRGFFISALISLVLVAVAAYVYLPGSYAELNGVGDAAVQAHDGDPRVLALVAVAIGIVLAALIQQLTGYFTETNRRPVRDIGKSSLTGPATVILAGMSIGLESAVYTALLIGLGVYGAFLLGGTSIMLALFAVALAGTGLLTTVGVIVAMDTFGPVSDNAQGIAEMSGDVTGAGAQVLTDLDAVGNTTKAITKGIAIATAVLAAAALFGSYRDAIATAASDVGEKLGDGAPMNLVMDISQPNNLVGLVLGAAVVFLFSGLAINAVSRSAGAVVYEVRRQFREHPGIMDYTEKPEYGRVVDICTKDALRELTTPGLLAVLTPIAVGFSLGVGALGAFLAGAIGTGTLMAVFLANSGGAWDNAKKLVEDGHHGGKGSEAHAATVIGDTVGDPFKDTAGPAINPLLKVMNLVALLIAPAVVQFSYGDDSSAGVRAVVAVLAILIIVGAVYISKRRGIAVGDESGTAERSAKPTDPAVVS, from the coding sequence ATGGCGGGGCTCTTCAACCCACAGCTGATCGATCACCCCACTTCTCTCGCAGCCGCGGTACTCACGGACGACAACCGACTGATCGTTATTGTGATCGCGGTCGTCGCCCTTGCCGCGCTTGTGGTCGCCCAGCTCCTGGTACGCCAGGTGCTGGCCGCGGGCGAGGGCACCGATTCCATGAAGAAGATCGCGGCCGCGGTGCAGGAAGGCGCGAATGCATATCTGGCACGGCAGCTGCGCACTCTCGGCATCTTCGCCGTCGTGGTGTTCTTCCTGCTGATGCTTCTCCCGGCCGACGACTGGGCGCAGCGCGCCGGGCGCTCGGTGTTCTTCCTGGTGGGTGCGCTTTTCTCGGCGGCCACCGGATACATCGGCATGCGGCTTGCCGTGCGGGCCAATGTGCGCGTCGCCGCTGCCGCGCGCGAAGCCACGCCGGCGGAAGGCGAGCCGGAAAAAGATCTCACGGCCGTCTCGCACAAGGCCATGAAGATCGCTTTTCGTACGGGCGGCGTGGTCGGCATGTTCACGGTGGGCCTCGGCCTGCTGGGCGCGTCCTGCGTCGTGCTCGTCTACGCGGCGGACGCGCCGAAGGTGCTCGAGGGCTTCGGCCTCGGCGCGGCGCTCATCGCGATGTTCATGCGTGTCGGCGGCGGAATCTTCACCAAGGCGGCCGACGTCGGCGCCGACCTCGTCGGCAAGGTCGAGCAGGGCATCCCCGAGGACGACCCGCGCAACGCCGCCACGATCGCCGACAACGTGGGCGACAACGTCGGCGACTGCGCGGGCATGGCGGCCGACCTCTTCGAGTCGTACGCCGTCACGCTCGTCGCGGCCCTCATCCTCGGTATGGCCGCGTTCGGCGACGCCGGGCTCGCCTTCCCGCTCATCGTCCCGGCGATCGGCGTGGTCACCGCGATGATCGGTATCTTCGCGGTCGCCCCGCGGCGCGCCGACCGCAGCGGGATGACGGCGATCAACCGCGGTTTCTTCATCTCCGCGCTGATCTCGCTCGTCCTCGTGGCCGTGGCCGCCTACGTCTACCTGCCCGGCTCGTACGCCGAGTTGAACGGGGTCGGCGACGCGGCGGTCCAGGCGCACGACGGGGACCCGCGGGTCCTGGCGCTCGTCGCCGTCGCGATCGGCATCGTCCTGGCGGCGTTGATCCAGCAGCTGACCGGCTACTTCACGGAGACCAACCGGCGTCCCGTGCGCGACATCGGCAAGTCGTCGCTCACCGGCCCGGCCACCGTCATCCTGGCCGGTATGTCCATCGGTCTCGAATCGGCTGTCTACACCGCGCTGTTGATCGGTCTCGGCGTCTACGGGGCCTTCCTGCTCGGCGGCACGTCGATCATGCTGGCGCTGTTCGCGGTGGCGCTGGCCGGTACCGGTCTGCTCACCACCGTCGGCGTGATCGTGGCCATGGACACCTTCGGCCCGGTCTCGGACAACGCCCAGGGCATCGCCGAGATGTCCGGTGACGTCACCGGCGCGGGCGCCCAGGTCCTGACCGACCTGGACGCCGTGGGCAACACCACCAAGGCCATCACCAAGGGCATCGCGATCGCCACGGCCGTGCTCGCGGCCGCGGCGCTCTTCGGCTCCTACCGCGACGCCATCGCGACGGCGGCCTCGGACGTCGGCGAGAAGCTGGGGGACGGCGCACCGATGAACCTGGTGATGGACATCTCGCAGCCCAACAACCTGGTGGGCCTGGTGCTCGGCGCCGCGGTCGTCTTCCTCTTCTCCGGGCTGGCCATCAACGCGGTGTCCCGCTCCGCGGGCGCCGTGGTCTACGAGGTGCGGCGGCAGTTCCGCGAGCACCCCGGGATCATGGACTACACGGAGAAGCCGGAGTACGGGCGCGTCGTCGACATCTGCACCAAGGACGCGCTGCGGGAGCTGACGACGCCCGGCCTGCTCGCCGTGCTGACACCGATCGCGGTCGGCTTCTCGCTCGGGGTCGGCGCCCTCGGAGCGTTCCTCGCGGGCGCGATCGGCACAGGCACGCTGATGGCCGTCTTCCTCGCCAACTCCGGTGGCGCGTGGGACAACGCCAAGAAGCTCGTCGAGGACGGTCACCACGGCGGAAAGGGCAGTGAGGCGCATGCCGCGACCGTCATCGGCGACACGGTCGGCGACCCGTTCAAGGACACCGCCGGCCCGGCGATCAACCCGCTGCTGAAGGTCATGAACCTGGTTGCGCTGCTCATCGCGCCCGCGGTGGTCCAGTTCAGCTACGGGGACGACTCCAGCGCGGGGGTGCGTGCGGTGGTCGCGGTCCTGGCGATTCTGATCATCGTCGGTGCCGTGTACATCTCGAAGCGGCGGGGCATCGCCGTCGGCGACGAGTCCGGCACTGCGGAGCGCAGCGCGAAGCCGACCGATCCGGCGGTGGTTTCCTGA
- a CDS encoding ATP-binding protein: MATVELRFSAQPEHVRTARLVAAAVARRAGVEEAVLDEVRLAVGEACSRAVGLHRSHGITAPVRVVLADEEKIFSIEVGDEVPSAGAGSTAVSGGRGEGTEEVDTEGEDEMGLAVISGLVDDVEVSSTDDGGVIRMSWPATSFAVTP; this comes from the coding sequence ATGGCCACCGTTGAGCTCCGCTTCAGCGCCCAGCCCGAACATGTCAGGACAGCGAGATTGGTCGCCGCTGCCGTGGCTCGTCGTGCCGGGGTCGAGGAGGCGGTGCTGGACGAGGTCCGGCTCGCCGTCGGAGAGGCCTGCAGCCGTGCTGTCGGACTGCACCGCAGCCATGGCATCACCGCGCCCGTACGGGTGGTCCTGGCCGACGAGGAAAAAATCTTCTCCATCGAGGTCGGTGACGAGGTCCCGAGCGCGGGCGCCGGCTCCACAGCCGTGTCCGGCGGCCGCGGCGAGGGCACCGAGGAAGTCGACACGGAGGGCGAGGACGAGATGGGTCTCGCCGTCATCAGCGGCCTCGTCGACGACGTGGAGGTCTCCTCCACCGACGACGGCGGTGTCATCCGCATGAGCTGGCCGGCGACGTCGTTCGCTGTCACGCCCTGA
- a CDS encoding STAS domain-containing protein, with translation MDLSLSTRNVSGPGGDRTVVEVGGEIDVYTAPKLREQLVELVNDGSYHLVVDMEGVDFLDSTGLGVLVGGLKRVRAHEGSLRLVCNQERILKIFRITGLTKVFPIHTTVDEAVAATD, from the coding sequence GTGGACCTGTCCCTGTCGACTCGCAATGTGTCCGGACCTGGTGGCGACCGTACGGTCGTCGAGGTCGGTGGCGAGATTGATGTGTATACCGCGCCCAAGCTGCGCGAGCAGTTGGTCGAGTTGGTGAACGACGGCAGCTACCACCTGGTTGTCGACATGGAGGGCGTGGACTTCCTCGACTCCACCGGCCTCGGCGTGCTCGTGGGCGGGCTCAAGCGTGTGCGTGCGCACGAGGGCTCCCTGCGCCTGGTCTGCAACCAGGAGCGCATTCTCAAGATCTTCCGGATCACGGGTCTGACCAAGGTGTTCCCCATTCACACCACGGTCGACGAAGCCGTCGCGGCGACCGACTGA
- a CDS encoding DEAD/DEAH box helicase: MAFNHLPAAMHDALGPLSVTPVTHSVPMAMNHRPSRPPGSVDNRPSPSTVLDRLTAGASRAARITHTEHLPPRPGRHAVWPDRIRAEVISAVQHAGIEHPWAHQATAAEHALDGESVVIATGTASGKSLAYLAPVLSTLLDGAEAANGRGTTALYLAPTKALAADQRRAVKELAAPLGNRIRPAVYDGDTPVEEREWVRQYANYVLTNPDMLHRGILPAHPRWSSFLRSLRYVVIDECHTYRGVFGSHVAQVLRRLRRLCARYGANPVFLLASATSAEPAVAAGRLTGLPVQEVADDASPRGELVFALWEPPLTELQGEKGAPVRRTATAETADLLTDLTVQGVRSVAFVRSRRGAELISVIAKERLAEVDRSLPRRVAAYRGGYLPEERRALERALHSGELLGLAATTALELGVDVAGLDAVVIAGYPGTRASLWQQAGRAGRSGQGALAVLVARDDPLDTYLVHHPEALFDRPVESTVLDPDNPYVLAPHLCAAAAELPLTETDLELFGPGASELMPQLEAARLLRRRTSGWHWTRRERAADLTDIRGGGGRPVQIVESATGRLLGTVDEGAAHTAVHDGAVHLHQGRTYLVDKLDLEDSVALVTEAGPPYSTTARDTTSISVLETDIEIPWGDGRLSYGSVEVTNQVVSFLRRRLITGEVLGESKLDLPPRTLRTRAVWWTVTEDQLDAARINPEQLGGALHAAEHASIGMLPLFATCDRWDIGGVSVPLHPDTLLPTVFVYDGHPGGAGFAERAFHTAREWLTATREAIASCECEAGCPSCIQSPKCGNGNDPLHKRGAVRLLTELLRTAPTAQEAPAGPPAP, encoded by the coding sequence ATGGCATTCAATCACTTACCAGCAGCCATGCACGACGCCTTGGGACCATTGTCCGTCACGCCAGTGACACACTCGGTGCCGATGGCCATGAATCACCGTCCCAGTCGACCGCCCGGGAGCGTGGACAACCGCCCCTCCCCCAGCACGGTCCTCGACCGGCTCACCGCTGGTGCGAGCCGGGCTGCGCGCATCACTCATACGGAGCACCTGCCCCCTCGACCGGGTAGGCATGCCGTCTGGCCGGACCGCATCCGGGCAGAAGTGATCAGCGCCGTTCAGCATGCCGGAATCGAGCACCCCTGGGCCCACCAGGCGACCGCCGCCGAGCACGCCCTGGACGGCGAGTCCGTGGTCATCGCGACCGGCACGGCGTCCGGCAAGTCCCTCGCCTATCTGGCCCCCGTACTCAGTACGCTGCTCGACGGCGCGGAGGCCGCCAACGGCCGAGGCACCACCGCCCTCTACCTGGCGCCCACCAAGGCGCTCGCGGCCGATCAGCGCCGCGCGGTGAAGGAGCTGGCGGCCCCGCTCGGCAACCGGATCCGGCCCGCCGTCTACGACGGCGACACGCCGGTCGAGGAACGCGAATGGGTGCGCCAGTACGCCAATTACGTCCTCACCAACCCGGACATGCTGCACCGCGGGATACTCCCCGCCCACCCACGCTGGTCCTCCTTCCTCCGCTCACTGCGGTACGTCGTGATCGACGAGTGCCACACCTACCGCGGCGTCTTCGGCTCCCATGTGGCCCAGGTGCTGCGGCGCCTTCGCCGGCTGTGCGCGCGCTACGGAGCGAATCCGGTCTTCCTGCTCGCCTCCGCCACGTCGGCGGAACCGGCCGTCGCCGCCGGCCGGCTCACCGGTCTGCCCGTGCAGGAGGTCGCGGACGACGCCTCCCCGCGCGGAGAGCTGGTCTTCGCACTGTGGGAACCGCCGCTGACCGAGCTCCAAGGCGAGAAGGGCGCGCCCGTACGCCGCACCGCGACCGCGGAGACCGCCGACCTCCTGACCGATCTGACGGTGCAGGGCGTCCGCAGCGTGGCCTTCGTCCGCTCCCGGCGCGGCGCCGAGCTCATCTCCGTCATCGCCAAGGAGCGCCTCGCCGAGGTGGACCGATCCCTGCCCCGGCGTGTCGCCGCCTACCGAGGTGGCTATCTCCCCGAGGAGCGCCGGGCGCTGGAGCGCGCCCTGCACTCCGGCGAACTCCTCGGTCTGGCGGCCACCACCGCCCTCGAGCTGGGTGTGGACGTCGCCGGCCTGGACGCCGTCGTGATCGCCGGTTACCCCGGCACACGAGCCTCCCTGTGGCAGCAGGCGGGCAGGGCGGGCCGTTCGGGTCAGGGAGCCCTCGCCGTGCTCGTGGCCCGTGACGACCCCCTGGACACGTATCTCGTCCACCATCCCGAGGCCCTGTTCGACCGTCCGGTGGAATCCACCGTCCTCGACCCGGACAACCCCTACGTGCTGGCCCCGCATCTGTGCGCGGCAGCCGCCGAGCTCCCGCTCACCGAGACCGACCTGGAACTCTTCGGTCCGGGCGCGTCGGAACTCATGCCCCAGCTGGAGGCCGCGAGGCTGCTGCGGCGGCGGACATCGGGCTGGCACTGGACCCGTCGTGAGCGGGCCGCCGACCTGACCGACATCCGGGGCGGCGGCGGGCGCCCCGTCCAGATCGTCGAGTCCGCCACGGGCCGGCTGCTCGGCACGGTCGACGAGGGGGCCGCCCACACCGCGGTCCACGACGGAGCCGTCCACCTGCACCAAGGCCGGACGTACCTGGTCGACAAGCTCGACCTGGAGGACTCCGTCGCCCTCGTCACGGAGGCCGGCCCGCCCTACTCGACCACCGCACGCGACACCACCTCCATCTCCGTACTCGAAACCGACATCGAGATCCCATGGGGAGACGGACGCCTGAGCTACGGCTCCGTCGAAGTCACCAACCAGGTCGTCTCCTTCCTGCGGCGCAGGCTCATCACCGGCGAGGTCCTCGGGGAGTCCAAGCTCGACCTGCCTCCCCGGACCCTGCGTACCCGTGCCGTGTGGTGGACCGTCACCGAGGACCAGCTGGACGCCGCCCGGATCAACCCGGAGCAGCTGGGCGGGGCGCTGCACGCCGCCGAGCACGCCTCGATCGGGATGCTGCCCCTGTTCGCCACCTGCGACCGCTGGGACATCGGAGGCGTCTCCGTGCCGCTCCATCCCGACACGCTGCTTCCGACCGTTTTCGTGTACGACGGGCATCCGGGCGGGGCGGGCTTCGCCGAGCGGGCCTTCCACACGGCCCGCGAGTGGCTCACCGCCACCCGGGAGGCGATCGCCTCGTGCGAATGCGAAGCGGGCTGCCCGTCGTGCATCCAGTCGCCCAAGTGCGGCAACGGCAACGATCCGCTGCACAAGCGGGGCGCGGTCCGGCTGCTCACGGAGTTGCTCCGGACCGCACCGACGGCCCAGGAGGCCCCGGCGGGCCCGCCCGCGCCCTGA
- a CDS encoding Rv3654c family TadE-like protein translates to MSEDRGSATVWAAMATTVLCAVFVIILAMGQAVVARHRAGAAADLAALAAADNALRGTAKACATAGRVADAQGAQLVRCSVRGEISDVTAMARFGPYAPAVRARAGPPGPPGPSVRSGATP, encoded by the coding sequence GTGAGTGAGGACCGTGGCTCGGCGACCGTGTGGGCGGCGATGGCGACGACCGTTCTGTGTGCGGTGTTCGTGATCATTCTGGCGATGGGGCAGGCCGTGGTCGCCCGTCACCGGGCGGGAGCCGCGGCCGACCTCGCGGCCCTCGCCGCCGCCGACAACGCCCTGCGGGGCACGGCCAAGGCCTGTGCGACGGCGGGCCGGGTGGCCGACGCGCAGGGAGCGCAGCTCGTCCGGTGCTCCGTGAGGGGCGAGATCTCGGACGTGACGGCGATGGCCCGCTTCGGCCCGTACGCCCCGGCGGTCAGGGCGCGGGCGGGCCCGCCGGGGCCTCCTGGGCCGTCGGTGCGGTCCGGAGCAACTCCGTGA